GAGACGCCGTACAACACCTACGACATCGTGGGCCTGCCACCGACGCCCATCGAAGCACCTGGCGACGATGCACTGGCCGCGGCGGCCGCGCCGGCTGAGGGCGACTGGTACTACTACGTCACCGTCAACCTGGCGACGGGCGAGACCAAGTTCGCCGAGACCTACGACGAGTTCCTCGAGTACAAGGCCGAGTACACCGACTACTGCGCCAACGAGTCCGAAGCCTGCTGATGCCGCAGCGTCGTCGGTGCGGTGTGTTGGGCGACCCCATCTCGCACTCGCTCTCACCCGTGCTGCACCGGGCGGGCTACGTCGCCACCGGCCTCGACTGGGAGTACGACGCCCGTCGGGTGCCGGCGGGCACGCTGGCCGACGTCGTAGGCTCGCTCGGTGAGCAGTGGCGCGGGCTGTCGCTGACGATGCCGCTCAAGCGGGAGGCCCTGCCGCTGGCTGCCGAGGTCTCGGATGCCGCCCGGCTGGCCGGGGCCGCCAACACCCTGGTGCGGAGTGACGACCTGACGTGGTCGGCCGGCAACACCGACATCGGGGGAGCCCGGGCGGCTCTCGCCGAGCGTGGCGTCACAGCGCTGACGTCGGCGACGATCCTGGGTGGCGGGGCGACCGCCAGTTCCACCGGGTTGGCGTTGTGTGACCTGGGGGCGCGCGAGGTGCGGTTGCTGGTGCGCTCGGCCGATCGTGCTGCCGAGACGGCGTCGGTGCTGCGTTCGCATCCGGGCCGGCCGGACGTGGTGGTCGCCGGACTCGATGACGTGGTCACCGGCGATGTCGTCGTCTCCACCATCCCTGCCGAGGCACAGGAGGCCGGCCTGGTCACGCGGTGCGCCGACGTACCCGTGCTCTTC
This is a stretch of genomic DNA from Nocardioides sp. InS609-2. It encodes these proteins:
- a CDS encoding shikimate dehydrogenase translates to MPQRRRCGVLGDPISHSLSPVLHRAGYVATGLDWEYDARRVPAGTLADVVGSLGEQWRGLSLTMPLKREALPLAAEVSDAARLAGAANTLVRSDDLTWSAGNTDIGGARAALAERGVTALTSATILGGGATASSTGLALCDLGAREVRLLVRSADRAAETASVLRSHPGRPDVVVAGLDDVVTGDVVVSTIPAEAQEAGLVTRCADVPVLFEVLYSPWPTPLAAAADGRVLVSGLDLLVHQAALQFGLFTGVDAPLDAMRAAGEQALAARGAS